The following coding sequences are from one Microbacterium wangchenii window:
- a CDS encoding HD domain-containing protein: MAEDIGARLREIARTSAEPSSALRDRHLIEVVPELAALAGTPQDPVWHPEGDVLVHSLWAADLAATHAVQHDIHADRRELLVLASLLHDVGKPDTTRRRNGRLTSWGHAERGAVLVRSMGDRMRWPKPLVRAIAEIVATHMAHVAVQGTPSAKAVRRVRDRLEAAGTSLADWAVVVRCDGEARGRAARPDASVPWTRGDARLSRR; encoded by the coding sequence ATGGCGGAGGACATCGGGGCGCGGCTGCGCGAGATCGCCCGAACGAGCGCGGAGCCCTCGAGTGCGCTCCGCGACCGGCACCTCATCGAGGTCGTCCCCGAACTGGCTGCGCTCGCAGGGACGCCGCAGGACCCGGTGTGGCATCCCGAGGGGGACGTGCTCGTGCATTCGCTGTGGGCCGCCGACCTGGCCGCCACGCACGCCGTACAGCACGACATCCACGCCGACCGACGCGAGCTGCTGGTCCTCGCCTCGCTCCTGCACGACGTGGGCAAACCCGACACGACGCGCCGCCGCAACGGCCGGCTGACGTCGTGGGGTCACGCCGAGCGCGGCGCGGTGCTCGTGCGGTCGATGGGCGATCGGATGCGGTGGCCGAAGCCCCTCGTGCGCGCGATCGCCGAGATCGTGGCCACCCACATGGCGCACGTCGCGGTGCAGGGCACGCCGAGCGCGAAGGCCGTGCGACGCGTGCGCGATCGGCTGGAGGCAGCCGGCACCTCGCTGGCGGACTGGGCGGTGGTCGTCCGATGCGATGGCGAGGCGCGCGGCCGGGCCGCACGGCCGGATGCATCGGTGCCGTGGACCAGGGGGGACGCGCGCCTCAGCCGCCGCTGA
- a CDS encoding DNA polymerase IV: protein MSDGAERPWVLHVDLDQFIAAVEVLRRPELAGLPVIVGGRGDPTERAVVSTASYEAREFGVGSGMPLRLAARKVPDAVILPVDAPAYTAASEEVMATLRGRPDAVVQVLGWDEAFVGVRTADPEGYARELQAAVLERTRLHCSVGIGDTLVRAKVATGFGKPRGVFRLTAENWLDVLGDRPTRDLWGVGSKISRRLENLGIATVTQLAHADEAPLVAEFGPRMGPWYRQLGRGEGASVVDDTPWVARGHGRETTFQQNVADPAEIERAARTLAAQVLDDVAAEGRPVIGVGLKVRYAPFTTKTFTRKVPVTFERDAVVAAILALVAKIEPDRPLRLLGVRAEMQMPDDAREGHTPTRSGW, encoded by the coding sequence ATGAGCGACGGAGCCGAGCGGCCGTGGGTGCTGCACGTCGACCTGGACCAGTTCATCGCCGCGGTGGAGGTGCTGCGCCGGCCCGAGCTGGCGGGGCTCCCCGTCATCGTCGGCGGCCGCGGGGACCCCACCGAACGCGCCGTCGTCTCCACCGCGTCGTACGAGGCGCGCGAATTCGGGGTGGGGTCGGGGATGCCGCTGCGCCTGGCCGCGCGCAAGGTGCCCGACGCCGTCATCCTGCCGGTGGATGCTCCCGCCTACACCGCCGCATCCGAGGAGGTGATGGCGACGTTGCGCGGGCGGCCCGACGCCGTCGTGCAGGTGCTCGGGTGGGATGAGGCGTTCGTGGGGGTTCGCACCGCCGACCCGGAGGGCTATGCGCGCGAGCTGCAGGCGGCGGTGCTGGAGCGCACGCGCCTGCACTGCAGCGTCGGCATCGGCGACACCCTCGTGCGCGCGAAAGTCGCGACCGGGTTCGGCAAGCCGCGCGGAGTGTTCCGGCTGACGGCGGAGAACTGGCTCGACGTTCTGGGCGACCGCCCCACGCGCGACCTGTGGGGCGTGGGGTCGAAGATCTCCCGGCGGTTGGAGAATCTGGGCATCGCCACGGTGACGCAGCTCGCCCATGCGGACGAGGCGCCGCTGGTCGCCGAGTTCGGACCCCGCATGGGCCCGTGGTACCGGCAGCTCGGCCGGGGCGAGGGCGCGAGCGTCGTCGACGACACGCCGTGGGTGGCGCGCGGGCACGGCCGGGAGACGACCTTCCAGCAGAACGTCGCCGACCCGGCCGAGATCGAGCGCGCCGCGCGCACTCTCGCGGCGCAGGTGCTCGACGACGTCGCCGCCGAGGGGCGGCCCGTGATCGGTGTCGGACTGAAGGTTCGGTACGCGCCCTTCACGACCAAGACCTTCACGCGGAAGGTGCCGGTCACCTTCGAGCGCGATGCCGTGGTCGCGGCGATCCTCGCGCTCGTGGCGAAGATCGAACCCGACCGGCCGCTGCGGCTGCTGGGTGTGCGCGCGGAGATGCAGATGCCCGACGACGCGCGGGAGGGTCACACCCCCACGCGCAGCGGGTGGTGA
- a CDS encoding M15 family metallopeptidase, with protein MQISTTLVTAPSRVRQATFVALAVCLAAIVAACVIVVAGLTTSFATAPFSPRVEDGHIPEGAAVSLDDDHLPAIGELDPALLGAMREAATAAAGAGLDVPVTSGWRSAAYQDWLLGVAVETYGSEDVARQFVATPEESSHVTGEAVDIGSVDAQSWLSQHGAEYGLCQVYANEPWHYERLIEPGEVCPDMVPDASSQRGS; from the coding sequence ATGCAGATCTCCACCACCCTCGTGACCGCTCCCTCCCGCGTGCGCCAGGCCACGTTCGTCGCGCTCGCCGTGTGCCTCGCGGCGATCGTCGCGGCGTGCGTGATCGTCGTGGCCGGCCTCACCACCTCGTTCGCGACGGCACCTTTCAGTCCCCGCGTGGAGGACGGCCACATCCCCGAGGGCGCGGCCGTCTCGTTGGACGACGATCACCTCCCCGCCATCGGCGAGCTCGATCCGGCGCTGCTCGGCGCGATGCGGGAAGCGGCGACCGCTGCCGCCGGTGCGGGGCTGGATGTCCCGGTCACGAGCGGATGGCGCAGCGCCGCGTACCAGGACTGGCTGCTCGGCGTCGCCGTGGAGACCTACGGCAGCGAGGACGTCGCGCGGCAGTTCGTCGCGACGCCCGAAGAATCCAGTCACGTCACGGGGGAGGCGGTGGACATCGGCTCCGTCGACGCGCAGTCGTGGCTCAGCCAGCACGGCGCGGAGTACGGCCTGTGCCAGGTGTACGCCAACGAGCCGTGGCACTACGAGCGTCTCATCGAGCCGGGGGAGGTGTGCCCGGACATGGTGCCGGATGCCTCCTCGCAACGGGGGTCGTGA
- a CDS encoding ArnT family glycosyltransferase, whose protein sequence is MRRGGGSGAGAVRGPQRPLVRHEFALGPVAAAMLALAVVLAVVAPLYGYHRDELYFRMLPLQPGYVDQPPLTPVIAHAVIALFGDGVVALRIVPLLCAVLSLPVLALITREVGGTRFAQALTVWGMAGATLTLMFGHVLLTASLDLLVWPAALLCAVRAVLRDDGRWWLAAGAIIGASTFNKLLVVVLMVGIAGGLAMCGPRRWFASAWLWAGVAAAAALALPSAVYQVTHGWPQLAMGAALAEDNATEVRVLMWPMLILLVGPVLAVFWVAALHGVLRRAQWRPLRFLVVTFAVIVAFVFVGGTQFYYTAGVLAVLVAVGAVPVADWVRTRGRTRWAWTLVAVNAATCAVVALPVLPLPALAASGIGDINSAVGDQVGWERYAAQIDAAVVASSAEAIITSNYGEAGAVDRFGATGVPIFSGHNALWDLGGPAEATDTVVIAGGQGRFVTHLFDACEVVDELDNGVGVGNEEQGRPITVCRGSVQGWTAMWEAFRHLD, encoded by the coding sequence GTGCGCCGGGGCGGGGGGAGTGGGGCCGGTGCCGTGCGCGGGCCGCAGCGGCCGCTCGTGCGGCACGAGTTCGCGCTCGGCCCCGTGGCTGCCGCCATGCTCGCCCTCGCGGTCGTCCTCGCGGTGGTCGCGCCGCTGTACGGCTATCACCGTGACGAGCTGTACTTCCGGATGCTGCCGCTGCAACCCGGCTACGTCGATCAGCCGCCGCTGACCCCCGTGATCGCCCACGCGGTGATCGCGCTGTTCGGCGACGGCGTCGTGGCGCTCAGGATCGTTCCGCTGCTGTGCGCCGTACTCTCGCTGCCGGTGCTCGCGCTCATCACGCGCGAAGTGGGCGGTACCCGGTTCGCGCAAGCTCTGACGGTGTGGGGGATGGCCGGTGCCACCCTCACGCTGATGTTCGGGCACGTCCTGCTCACGGCGAGCCTGGATCTGCTCGTGTGGCCGGCGGCGCTGCTGTGCGCGGTGCGTGCCGTCCTGCGCGACGACGGGCGCTGGTGGCTCGCCGCCGGTGCGATCATCGGCGCGAGCACGTTCAACAAGCTCCTCGTCGTCGTCCTCATGGTGGGGATCGCCGGGGGACTGGCCATGTGCGGTCCGCGCCGGTGGTTCGCCTCGGCGTGGCTGTGGGCCGGAGTCGCCGCCGCGGCGGCCCTCGCTCTGCCGAGCGCGGTCTACCAGGTGACGCACGGGTGGCCACAGCTGGCCATGGGGGCCGCACTCGCCGAGGACAACGCCACCGAGGTGCGGGTGCTCATGTGGCCGATGCTGATCCTGCTGGTCGGTCCGGTGCTGGCGGTCTTCTGGGTCGCCGCGTTGCACGGGGTTCTGCGCCGAGCGCAGTGGCGTCCGCTGCGGTTCCTCGTCGTGACCTTCGCCGTGATCGTCGCGTTCGTCTTCGTCGGCGGAACGCAGTTCTACTACACAGCGGGCGTGCTCGCCGTGCTCGTTGCGGTGGGCGCGGTTCCGGTCGCGGACTGGGTGCGTACCCGAGGTCGCACCCGGTGGGCGTGGACCCTCGTGGCCGTCAACGCCGCGACGTGCGCGGTGGTCGCGCTCCCGGTCCTCCCGCTCCCGGCCCTCGCCGCATCGGGCATCGGCGACATCAACTCCGCCGTGGGCGACCAGGTCGGCTGGGAGCGCTACGCGGCGCAGATCGACGCCGCCGTCGTGGCCTCCAGCGCGGAGGCGATCATCACCTCCAATTACGGTGAGGCGGGAGCGGTGGACCGGTTCGGCGCGACAGGGGTCCCGATCTTCAGCGGGCACAATGCACTGTGGGACCTCGGCGGACCGGCGGAGGCCACCGACACCGTCGTCATCGCCGGGGGACAGGGCCGGTTCGTGACGCATCTGTTCGACGCGTGCGAGGTCGTCGACGAACTCGACAACGGCGTCGGCGTCGGCAACGAGGAGCAGGGAAGGCCCATCACGGTGTGCCGGGGCTCGGTGCAGGGGTGGACGGCGATGTGGGAGGCTTTCCGCCACCTCGACTGA
- a CDS encoding response regulator transcription factor → MRVLIVEDEPYLAEAIRDGLRLEAIAADIAGDGDTALEQLAINSYDVVVLDRDIPGPNGDEIARSLSHVPAGPRVLMLTAADRLDDKVTGFESGADDYLTKPFALRELVLRLRALHRRPAIGAPPVMERAGIRLDPFRREVYRDGRYVALTRKQFAVLEVLMAAGGGVVSAEELLERAWDENADPFTNAVRITISALRKRLGEPWVIGTVPGVGYRIDVDPAA, encoded by the coding sequence GTGCGCGTACTGATCGTCGAGGACGAGCCCTATCTCGCCGAGGCGATCCGTGACGGTCTGCGCCTGGAGGCGATAGCCGCCGACATCGCCGGCGACGGCGACACCGCACTCGAGCAGCTCGCGATCAACTCCTACGACGTGGTGGTGCTCGACCGCGATATCCCCGGGCCCAACGGCGATGAGATCGCCCGCTCGCTGTCGCACGTGCCGGCCGGACCGCGCGTGCTCATGCTCACCGCCGCCGACCGGCTGGATGACAAGGTCACCGGCTTCGAGAGCGGCGCCGACGACTACCTCACCAAACCGTTCGCCCTGCGGGAACTGGTGCTGCGCCTGCGGGCGCTGCACCGCCGCCCCGCCATCGGCGCTCCGCCGGTGATGGAGCGGGCGGGGATCCGCCTGGACCCCTTCCGCCGCGAGGTCTACCGCGACGGACGGTACGTCGCCCTCACCCGCAAGCAGTTCGCCGTACTCGAGGTGCTCATGGCTGCGGGAGGGGGCGTGGTCAGCGCGGAGGAGCTTCTCGAACGCGCGTGGGACGAGAACGCCGACCCGTTCACCAACGCCGTGCGCATCACCATCTCCGCCCTGCGCAAGCGTCTGGGCGAGCCGTGGGTCATCGGGACGGTCCCCGGCGTCGGCTACCGCATCGACGTCGACCCGGCCGCATGA